The following coding sequences are from one Bradyrhizobium sp. WSM471 window:
- the sbmA gene encoding peptide antibiotic transporter SbmA: protein MFVSFFPRPKLFFASSILWTALAMAFWYVFAGNLFPAPEKPVGLATFWSASALWFDLYFALAVTVFAAAWMLFAPHPWATWSILGSALILFTSYFQVQVSVAINSWYGPFYDMIQAALSKSAPVTVEQFYSELSTFAGIALVAVVVGVMTRFFVSHYIFRWRTAMNDFYVANWPRLRTIEGASQRIQEDTMRFASTMEGLGVNLISAVLTLLAFLPVLVRLSSNVTELPLFGSIAYPLVFAAVIWSILGTGVLALIGIRLPGIEFFNQRVEAAYRKELVLGEDDTARANAPTLSVLFSDIRRNYFRLYLNFMYFNIGRIVYLQADVIFPYLLLAPTIIAGRITLGAMNQILNAFTQVRTSFQYLVNSWSTIVELISIYQRLRSFEAKIHGGPLPSIEIRKPAT from the coding sequence ATGTTCGTTTCATTCTTCCCTCGACCAAAGTTGTTCTTTGCGTCGTCAATTCTTTGGACGGCGTTGGCGATGGCGTTTTGGTATGTATTTGCCGGCAATCTCTTTCCAGCCCCGGAGAAGCCGGTCGGGCTTGCGACGTTCTGGTCGGCCTCGGCGCTGTGGTTTGATCTCTATTTTGCGCTGGCCGTTACGGTGTTCGCGGCGGCATGGATGTTATTTGCCCCCCATCCCTGGGCGACGTGGTCCATTCTTGGTTCGGCGCTGATCCTGTTCACCTCTTACTTTCAGGTCCAGGTCTCGGTCGCGATCAACAGCTGGTATGGACCGTTCTATGACATGATCCAGGCTGCGCTTTCGAAGTCGGCGCCGGTCACGGTCGAGCAGTTCTACAGCGAGTTGTCGACCTTTGCCGGCATAGCGCTCGTGGCCGTCGTGGTCGGCGTGATGACGCGATTCTTCGTCAGCCACTACATCTTCCGCTGGCGCACGGCGATGAACGATTTTTATGTCGCCAACTGGCCACGGCTGCGCACGATCGAAGGCGCCTCCCAGCGGATCCAGGAAGACACGATGCGCTTCGCCAGCACGATGGAAGGTCTAGGCGTCAATCTCATCAGCGCGGTGCTGACACTGTTGGCGTTCCTGCCGGTTCTGGTGAGGCTGTCCAGCAACGTCACGGAGCTGCCTCTGTTCGGCTCGATTGCCTATCCGCTGGTGTTCGCCGCGGTGATCTGGTCGATCCTGGGCACCGGCGTTCTCGCGCTTATCGGCATCCGCCTGCCCGGAATTGAATTTTTCAACCAGCGGGTCGAAGCGGCCTATCGCAAGGAGCTCGTGCTCGGCGAGGATGATACGGCGCGTGCCAATGCGCCGACATTGAGCGTGCTGTTTAGCGACATTCGCAGGAATTACTTCCGGCTCTATCTGAACTTCATGTACTTCAATATCGGCCGGATCGTCTATCTGCAGGCTGACGTCATCTTTCCTTATCTGCTGCTTGCGCCCACAATCATCGCGGGCAGGATCACCCTCGGCGCGATGAACCAGATCCTCAACGCGTTCACGCAAGTACGAACCTCGTTTCAGTATCTCGTCAACTCCTGGAGCACGATCGTCGAACTGATCTCGATCTATCAGCGGCTGCGGAGCTTTGAGGCAAAGATCCACGGTGGGCCACTGCCGTCGATCGAGATAAGGAAGCCAGCCACATGA
- a CDS encoding outer membrane protein has protein sequence MKNFLLTTVSIVALGAIASASGADLAAQPVQPLYSKAPPPVAAAIYDWSGLYVGVNGGLGSSSNCWDYNGRTPEGCHDATGITVGGQIGYRWQIGQIVLGVEGQGNWADLSGSNVSIAFGDVDQSKIGAFGTMTGQIGYALDTVLFYAKGGVAVASNTYRVNSAVTGAQFAGADSSPWGATVGAGIEVGFAPNWSVSVEYDHLFMRDADVNFVVAAGSLGGDRIRQDFDLVTARLNYKFGGPILLKY, from the coding sequence ATGAAGAACTTCTTGCTTACGACTGTGAGCATTGTGGCGCTTGGCGCAATTGCGTCCGCATCCGGTGCAGACCTGGCTGCGCAGCCCGTCCAACCTCTCTACTCCAAAGCTCCGCCGCCTGTCGCGGCTGCAATTTACGACTGGAGCGGCCTCTACGTCGGTGTGAACGGCGGCTTGGGCTCAAGCTCGAATTGCTGGGACTACAATGGTCGCACCCCTGAGGGCTGTCATGATGCGACCGGCATTACCGTCGGCGGGCAGATCGGCTATCGATGGCAGATCGGCCAGATCGTGCTGGGCGTTGAAGGTCAGGGGAACTGGGCTGATCTGAGCGGATCCAACGTCAGCATTGCGTTCGGCGATGTCGACCAGAGCAAGATTGGTGCGTTCGGTACGATGACTGGGCAGATCGGTTATGCGCTCGACACCGTACTGTTTTACGCCAAGGGCGGCGTCGCAGTGGCGAGCAACACGTATCGAGTCAACTCCGCAGTCACGGGCGCGCAGTTCGCGGGCGCTGATAGCAGCCCTTGGGGTGCTACTGTGGGCGCCGGGATCGAAGTCGGTTTCGCGCCGAACTGGTCGGTAAGCGTCGAGTACGACCACTTGTTCATGCGGGATGCCGACGTGAACTTTGTCGTGGCTGCTGGTTCGCTGGGCGGCGACCGCATCCGCCAGGATTTCGATCTTGTGACTGCGCGGCTCAACTATAAGTTCGGCGGCCCGATTCTGCTCAAATATTGA